From Anaerotignum faecicola, the proteins below share one genomic window:
- a CDS encoding VWA-like domain-containing protein, producing the protein MASQYDIIEKIDGICSNILFSVKTKLYMDMKFLSMAFDGLSFAMSGDTGCVGTDGYYLYYSPVYLMEGYKSMPQWLERAYVHMIMHCLFKHLVNIGERDERIWNLCCDIAVEYVIDSLSVRSLQRRQNALRRVVYSDIKGKLKVPTAEGIYGLIVGNEIKFESLEKLEEEFFVDDHSFWRRYSETEMPENGSGSDDKGENGDDGGSGEDDGKNGNGSGNGDGNSSRLDPEKFKDKWQNISQKTETEMDTFSRGQSSETGELSEFLRIENRQRYDYREFLRKFSVRREIMQLDMDSYDYIYYTYGLRVYGNMPLIESLEYSDAKKVEEFVIVIDTSASCERELVRIFLEETYSILKDNESFFRKINIHIIQCDSRVQEDRIIVCREDFEQYMENFEIKGRGGTDFRAAFDYVNKLCEEKKINELKGLIYFTDGFGTYPDKTPPYETAFVFVNDNFDDTGVPPWAIEIILNKDEIYELGGNKF; encoded by the coding sequence ATGGCTTCGCAATATGACATTATTGAAAAAATTGACGGCATATGTTCTAATATACTGTTTTCCGTCAAAACAAAGCTTTATATGGATATGAAATTTTTATCTATGGCATTTGACGGGCTTAGTTTCGCTATGAGCGGCGATACGGGATGCGTAGGTACGGATGGGTATTATCTTTATTATTCGCCGGTATATTTAATGGAGGGATATAAAAGCATGCCCCAATGGCTTGAAAGAGCTTATGTACACATGATTATGCACTGTCTTTTTAAGCATCTTGTAAATATTGGGGAAAGGGATGAAAGAATTTGGAATTTATGCTGCGATATTGCCGTTGAATACGTTATCGACAGCCTTTCTGTTAGGAGCCTTCAAAGAAGGCAGAACGCTTTAAGGCGTGTGGTATATTCAGATATTAAGGGAAAACTGAAAGTTCCCACAGCAGAAGGGATATACGGCCTTATTGTCGGAAATGAGATAAAGTTTGAAAGCCTTGAAAAGCTGGAGGAAGAATTTTTTGTAGACGACCATAGTTTTTGGAGAAGATATTCGGAAACCGAGATGCCGGAAAACGGCTCCGGAAGCGATGATAAAGGCGAAAACGGAGACGACGGCGGCAGCGGTGAGGATGACGGCAAAAACGGGAATGGCAGTGGAAACGGCGACGGGAACAGTTCAAGGCTGGACCCTGAAAAGTTTAAAGACAAATGGCAGAATATAAGTCAAAAAACGGAAACCGAAATGGACACTTTCTCAAGGGGACAAAGCAGTGAAACCGGCGAACTTTCTGAATTTTTAAGGATTGAAAACCGACAAAGATATGATTACAGGGAGTTTTTAAGGAAGTTTTCGGTAAGGCGCGAAATTATGCAGCTTGATATGGACAGCTACGACTATATATATTATACTTATGGGCTTAGAGTGTATGGAAATATGCCGCTTATTGAGAGCCTGGAATACAGCGACGCCAAAAAAGTGGAAGAATTTGTTATTGTTATAGATACTTCGGCTTCTTGCGAAAGGGAACTTGTACGCATTTTTCTTGAAGAAACGTATTCTATATTAAAGGACAACGAAAGCTTTTTCAGGAAAATAAATATCCATATTATACAGTGCGACAGCCGTGTACAGGAAGACAGGATTATTGTATGCAGGGAAGATTTTGAACAGTATATGGAAAATTTTGAAATTAAGGGGCGCGGCGGTACAGATTTCAGGGCGGCGTTTGACTATGTCAATAAACTTTGCGAAGAGAAGAAAATTAACGAGCTTAAAGGCTTAATATATTTTACAGACGGGTTTGGGACATACCCGGACAAGACGCCTCCTTATGAAACGGCATTTGTATTTGTGAATGATAATTTTGACGATACGGGGGTTCCGCCGTGGGCAATAGAAATTATACTTAATAAAGATGAAATATATGAACTTGGAGGAAATAAGTTTTGA
- a CDS encoding leucine-rich repeat domain-containing protein, which yields MLCDFIYETVEGGIAITSYSGNNPIVNIPREIDGKKVLEIGDNAFRDKNFIAEVIFPQGISAVGNYAFCRCTGLTVINLPEGIREVGAHAFYNCRNIEEITLPDSLVFVGDGFIKNCDKINTVNISSAVKISPAVMSVLSELKEEFILNIKDKNISVVFPQYDYDFFVNAPAKHCTTYTVGAGFRYRQAITAKGINFHEYDESFSKAVAEERDETIFRIIFCRILNPYELGEYFLDKYLEYLRENVEKAVLYAAKNKDTKFLEIMADNGVFTAENIDMAVSAAAESGDSEISAFVLDIKLSGFKKKVKTFDL from the coding sequence ATGTTGTGCGACTTTATTTATGAAACGGTTGAAGGCGGTATTGCTATAACTTCATATTCGGGAAATAATCCTATTGTAAATATTCCCCGGGAAATAGACGGGAAAAAAGTTTTGGAAATAGGGGATAATGCTTTCCGGGATAAAAATTTTATTGCCGAGGTAATTTTTCCGCAGGGCATTTCGGCGGTAGGAAATTATGCTTTTTGCAGATGCACGGGGCTGACTGTCATAAATCTTCCGGAGGGGATCAGGGAAGTTGGGGCGCATGCTTTTTATAACTGCCGCAATATAGAGGAAATAACTCTCCCTGACAGTCTTGTGTTTGTAGGAGACGGTTTTATAAAAAACTGTGATAAGATAAATACTGTAAATATTTCCTCGGCAGTAAAGATAAGCCCTGCCGTTATGTCCGTTTTAAGCGAGCTTAAAGAAGAATTTATTTTGAATATTAAAGATAAGAATATAAGCGTTGTATTTCCGCAGTACGACTATGATTTTTTTGTGAACGCTCCGGCTAAACACTGCACTACATACACGGTGGGGGCCGGTTTCAGGTACAGGCAGGCTATTACTGCAAAAGGGATTAATTTCCATGAATACGACGAATCATTTTCAAAGGCAGTGGCTGAAGAAAGAGATGAAACAATTTTCAGGATTATATTTTGTAGGATTTTAAATCCATATGAGTTAGGCGAATATTTCTTGGATAAATATTTGGAGTATTTGAGGGAGAACGTTGAAAAGGCCGTTTTGTATGCTGCAAAAAACAAAGATACAAAGTTTTTGGAGATTATGGCGGATAACGGGGTATTTACGGCGGAAAACATCGACATGGCGGTGTCGGCAGCCGCGGAAAGCGGCGACAGTGAAATATCGGCCTTTGTACTTGATATTAAACTTTCAGGTTTTAAAAAGAAGGTTAAAACATTTGATTTATAG
- the metK gene encoding methionine adenosyltransferase, with product MSKRLFTSESVTEGHPDKICDQISDAILDAILAQDKNARVACETTANTGMIYVMGEITTNCYVDIENIVRDTVREIGYTRAKYGFDADLCAVLTSLKGQSPDIAMGVDNEGAGDQGMMFGFACNETEEYMPMPISLAHKLTRRLAEVRKNGTLEYLRPDGKSQVTVEYIDDKPVRVDTVVISTQHAPDVDQESIRHDIINEVIKAVIPSELLDENTKYFINPTGRFVIGGPQGDSGLTGRKIIVDTYGGYASHGGGAFSGKDPTKVDRSACYAARHVAKNIVASGIADKCEIELAYAIGVAEPVSILVNTFGSGKVPDEKLEEIVKNNFDLTPSGIIARFDLKRPIYKQTAAYGHFGRNDLDLPWEKLDMIEVFKQYLN from the coding sequence ATGAGTAAAAGACTATTTACTTCCGAATCGGTTACAGAGGGGCATCCGGATAAAATATGCGATCAGATTTCAGACGCTATTTTGGACGCTATACTTGCGCAGGACAAAAATGCAAGGGTTGCATGCGAAACAACTGCAAACACAGGCATGATTTACGTTATGGGCGAAATAACTACGAACTGTTATGTTGATATTGAGAATATTGTGCGCGATACTGTGAGAGAAATTGGATATACAAGGGCGAAATACGGTTTTGACGCCGATTTGTGCGCTGTGCTTACGTCACTTAAAGGACAGTCGCCCGATATTGCAATGGGAGTTGACAATGAAGGCGCCGGGGATCAGGGAATGATGTTTGGATTTGCCTGCAATGAAACGGAAGAATATATGCCGATGCCTATTTCGCTTGCGCATAAGCTTACGAGAAGGCTTGCCGAGGTACGCAAAAACGGCACGCTTGAATATTTGCGTCCCGATGGGAAAAGCCAGGTTACGGTTGAATATATAGACGATAAACCTGTAAGAGTTGACACGGTTGTTATTTCAACACAGCATGCCCCCGACGTAGATCAGGAGTCTATCAGGCATGATATTATTAACGAGGTTATTAAAGCAGTTATTCCGTCGGAACTTCTTGACGAAAATACAAAATATTTTATAAATCCAACAGGCCGTTTTGTAATCGGAGGCCCGCAGGGCGACAGCGGCCTGACAGGAAGGAAAATTATTGTAGACACATACGGAGGGTATGCAAGCCATGGCGGCGGAGCTTTCTCCGGCAAGGATCCTACAAAAGTTGACCGTTCCGCCTGCTATGCGGCGCGCCATGTTGCGAAAAATATTGTTGCAAGCGGGATCGCAGACAAGTGTGAAATTGAGCTTGCGTATGCTATCGGCGTAGCGGAACCTGTAAGCATACTTGTTAATACATTCGGAAGCGGAAAAGTTCCTGATGAAAAGCTTGAGGAAATTGTTAAAAATAATTTTGATCTCACGCCGTCGGGAATTATAGCGAGGTTTGATTTGAAAAGGCCTATATATAAGCAGACTGCCGCATACGGACATTTCGGAAGGAACGATCTCGATCTTCCGTGGGAAAAGCTTGATATGATTGAAGTGTTTAAACAATATCTGAATTAA
- the mreB gene encoding rod shape-determining protein MreB codes for MGIFNLFGFGESIGIDLGTATVLVHIKGQGIVIREPAVVTIDKNTNTILAVGEDARKMMGKTPGNIVAIRPLREGVISDYEVTERMLKYFIEKAIGKHPFMKPTIAVCVPSAVTAVERRAVEDAARQAGARKVYIIEEPIAAAIGAGIDISRACGSMVVDIGGGTTDIAVISLGGTVVSTSLKVAGDNFDDAIIRYMRKKHNVLIGERSAEQLKINIGTAFERTMSVSMDIRGRNLITGLPKNITVNSEEMLEALSESVMAITEAVHTVLEKTPPELAADISDRGIVMTGGGSLLYGLDKLISSRTGINTIIAEDAVSCVAIGTGKYIEFIDGGEGSDNGKKGAKKKELV; via the coding sequence ATGGGCATTTTTAATTTATTTGGTTTTGGTGAAAGTATAGGCATTGACCTTGGCACGGCAACTGTGCTGGTGCACATTAAGGGTCAGGGAATTGTTATAAGGGAACCTGCTGTAGTTACGATTGATAAAAATACAAATACAATACTTGCCGTCGGCGAAGACGCAAGGAAAATGATGGGAAAAACGCCGGGGAATATTGTTGCGATCAGGCCTCTCAGGGAAGGCGTTATTTCCGATTATGAAGTAACCGAAAGAATGCTTAAATATTTTATAGAAAAAGCTATCGGAAAGCATCCGTTTATGAAGCCTACTATTGCGGTATGTGTGCCGAGCGCCGTTACTGCCGTTGAAAGAAGGGCGGTTGAGGATGCGGCAAGACAGGCCGGCGCCCGGAAAGTATATATTATTGAGGAGCCTATAGCGGCGGCCATAGGAGCGGGCATTGATATTTCAAGGGCGTGCGGAAGCATGGTTGTGGATATTGGCGGAGGAACGACGGATATTGCGGTAATTTCCCTTGGGGGCACTGTTGTAAGCACTTCGCTTAAAGTTGCCGGGGATAATTTCGACGACGCTATTATCAGATATATGAGGAAAAAGCATAACGTTCTCATTGGAGAAAGAAGCGCCGAACAGTTGAAAATAAATATCGGAACGGCGTTTGAGAGGACAATGTCGGTTTCAATGGATATAAGAGGAAGGAATCTTATAACGGGACTCCCTAAAAATATAACAGTCAACAGTGAAGAAATGCTTGAAGCCCTTTCGGAATCCGTTATGGCTATAACGGAGGCGGTGCACACTGTGCTTGAAAAAACTCCGCCTGAACTTGCCGCCGACATTTCAGACAGAGGGATTGTAATGACCGGCGGCGGAAGTCTGCTTTACGGCTTAGACAAGCTTATCTCAAGCAGAACGGGCATTAATACCATTATTGCAGAGGATGCAGTCAGCTGCGTTGCAATAGGCACGGGCAAGTATATAGAGTTTATTGACGGCGGGGAAGGTTCCGACAACGGCAAAAAAGGCGCAAAGAAGAAAGAACTTGTATAA
- a CDS encoding MoxR family ATPase, giving the protein MNIKRAKEEIKDAIESYLLKDEFGDYMIPLESQRPVLLIGPPGIGKTAVMKQISEEMGIGLVAYTITHHTRQSAIGLPFIEEKMYGGKKYSVTEYTMSEIIASVYEKIEETGIKEGILFIDEINCASETLAPAMLQFLQYKTFGSHRVPEGWIIAAAGNPPQYNKSVREFDVVTLDRVKKIEVDVDYAVWREYAVFMDIHNAVLSYLDIRKENFYSIKNTADGKIFTTARGWEDLSKIIYVYEKLNKKVDLGVVYQYLQDMKIAKDFAAYLELYYKYKEEYSIRDILNGNFKKEYIDRLRVAPFDEKIGVISLLLGALNISFKEADKADVFVTGLHGVLKEMKGIFEGNGAFPKDVISDMVSLREKKLRAKKAASIINKKDEHLELGIINKLSSYAHEVEKAGIVNCGDGFEFIKKLFENEVENRSEIIDRTSEELENAFEFMEKAFGESQEMVIFVTELNSGYYSIKFINDNGSVKFYQYNKNLLYKQQQKAIINEIDELNSLIHSRQKGE; this is encoded by the coding sequence TTGAATATAAAAAGGGCGAAAGAAGAAATTAAAGACGCGATTGAAAGTTATTTATTAAAAGACGAATTCGGCGATTACATGATACCGTTGGAAAGCCAGAGGCCCGTGCTTCTGATAGGGCCTCCGGGAATAGGCAAAACGGCGGTTATGAAACAGATTTCGGAAGAAATGGGAATCGGCCTTGTAGCATATACAATAACGCATCATACAAGGCAAAGTGCGATAGGGCTCCCTTTTATTGAAGAAAAAATGTACGGCGGCAAAAAATATTCGGTAACGGAATATACCATGAGCGAGATTATTGCATCCGTATATGAAAAAATCGAAGAAACGGGCATAAAAGAAGGAATTTTATTTATTGATGAAATAAACTGCGCTTCTGAAACATTGGCGCCGGCAATGCTCCAGTTTCTACAATATAAGACTTTCGGAAGCCACAGGGTTCCTGAAGGGTGGATAATTGCAGCCGCCGGAAATCCTCCGCAGTACAATAAAAGCGTAAGGGAATTTGACGTAGTTACCCTGGACAGGGTGAAAAAAATTGAAGTTGACGTTGATTATGCCGTTTGGCGGGAATATGCTGTCTTTATGGATATACACAATGCGGTTTTATCTTACCTGGATATAAGGAAGGAGAACTTCTACAGCATTAAAAATACGGCGGACGGGAAAATATTTACAACTGCCCGCGGCTGGGAAGATCTTTCTAAAATAATATACGTTTATGAAAAGCTTAATAAAAAAGTTGATTTGGGCGTTGTTTACCAATACCTTCAGGATATGAAAATCGCAAAAGATTTTGCCGCTTATTTGGAACTTTATTATAAATATAAAGAAGAATATTCAATAAGGGATATTTTAAACGGAAACTTTAAAAAAGAATATATAGACCGTCTTAGGGTAGCGCCGTTTGATGAAAAAATAGGCGTGATAAGCCTTTTGCTGGGAGCGCTTAATATAAGTTTTAAAGAGGCTGACAAGGCAGACGTTTTTGTCACTGGGCTTCATGGCGTTTTAAAGGAAATGAAGGGAATATTTGAAGGAAACGGAGCTTTTCCGAAAGATGTTATAAGCGATATGGTTTCTTTAAGGGAGAAGAAGCTGCGGGCTAAAAAGGCGGCTTCTATCATCAACAAAAAAGACGAACATTTAGAACTTGGAATTATAAATAAACTTTCTTCATATGCCCATGAAGTTGAAAAAGCCGGAATCGTTAACTGCGGCGACGGATTTGAGTTTATAAAAAAACTTTTTGAAAATGAAGTTGAAAACAGGAGCGAAATAATTGACAGGACCTCGGAGGAACTTGAAAACGCTTTTGAATTTATGGAAAAGGCATTTGGGGAAAGTCAGGAAATGGTTATATTCGTTACTGAACTTAACAGCGGATATTACAGCATTAAATTTATTAATGACAACGGAAGTGTAAAATTCTACCAATATAATAAAAATCTTCTTTATAAACAGCAGCAGAAGGCTATCATAAATGAAATAGACGAGCTTAACAGCCTTATACACAGCAGGCAGAAAGGCGAATAA
- the pepF gene encoding oligoendopeptidase F → MSSEKVLKRDEIQEQYKWKLEHLFQTDELWEKTYNEISSKIPKLGEFEGRISQNGQNLLECLETSDEISTVLDKLYVYSNMRLHQDSTNSFYQSQSNKAEMLVVKYMSYTAFIVPEITNIPTDMIEKFKSETPGLKLYSHFLENITRKNSHVLSPKEEAILAKTEEFSNSAQDIFAMINDADIKFPSIKSENGKEIPLTKGRYTLLMENNNVSVRKAAFEALYDTYAKQKNTLAQTYYSSVKKDVFYAKIRNYNSALEMALDDDNIPTEVYDNLVKSVHKYLPLMHRYVDIRKKLLNVEELHMYDIYAPLVADADIKISYEDAKEKVTEALGVLGNKYVGALKEGFDGGWIDIYENEGKRGGAYSWGTFSGHPYVLLNHADNINSMFTVAHEMGHALHSYFTWKKQPYIYSGHKIFVAEVASTCNEALLMEHMLKTTTDKTARLYLINYFLEQFKSTFFRQTMFAEFEKIAHEMVEKGEPLTCDGLCGIYRDLNKQYFGNNIVIDSRIDLEWARIPHFYNAFYVYQYATGYSAAIALSRKILNEGQPAVEKYLDFLSKGNSEYSIDLLKGAGVDMTTCEPFENAMKVFENLLVQMEKEI, encoded by the coding sequence ATGTCATCGGAAAAAGTATTAAAACGTGATGAAATACAGGAACAATACAAATGGAAATTGGAACACCTTTTTCAAACGGATGAGCTTTGGGAAAAAACATATAATGAAATTTCATCGAAGATTCCTAAACTTGGGGAATTTGAGGGCAGAATTTCACAAAACGGGCAAAATCTTTTAGAATGTCTTGAAACTTCCGACGAAATATCAACTGTGCTTGATAAATTATATGTTTATTCAAACATGCGTCTGCATCAGGACAGTACAAATTCTTTTTACCAATCCCAAAGCAACAAAGCTGAAATGCTCGTTGTCAAATATATGAGTTATACTGCCTTTATAGTTCCCGAAATTACAAATATACCTACGGACATGATTGAAAAGTTTAAATCCGAAACTCCCGGACTGAAATTATATTCCCACTTTTTAGAGAATATAACCAGGAAAAACAGCCATGTCCTTTCGCCAAAAGAGGAAGCTATACTTGCCAAAACCGAAGAATTTTCCAACTCAGCTCAAGATATATTTGCCATGATTAACGATGCGGATATTAAATTCCCATCTATTAAATCGGAAAACGGCAAAGAAATTCCCCTCACAAAAGGGAGGTATACCCTTTTAATGGAAAATAACAACGTATCTGTGCGCAAAGCTGCTTTTGAAGCCCTTTACGACACTTATGCAAAACAAAAAAATACGCTCGCGCAGACATATTATTCAAGCGTAAAAAAAGACGTATTTTATGCAAAGATACGAAATTATAACTCAGCTTTGGAAATGGCCCTTGACGATGATAACATACCTACGGAAGTATACGATAACCTTGTCAAATCGGTTCATAAATATCTGCCTCTTATGCACCGTTACGTAGATATTAGAAAAAAGCTGCTTAACGTTGAAGAACTGCATATGTATGATATTTACGCCCCTCTTGTTGCAGACGCCGATATAAAAATCAGTTATGAAGACGCAAAAGAAAAAGTAACGGAGGCGCTCGGAGTTCTTGGAAACAAATATGTCGGCGCTTTAAAAGAAGGGTTTGACGGCGGTTGGATTGATATTTACGAAAACGAAGGCAAACGCGGAGGCGCATATTCATGGGGCACCTTTTCTGGCCATCCCTATGTTTTGTTAAACCATGCGGATAATATAAACAGCATGTTCACCGTTGCGCATGAAATGGGGCACGCCCTTCACAGTTATTTCACATGGAAAAAACAGCCTTATATCTATTCCGGCCACAAGATATTTGTTGCCGAAGTAGCTTCAACCTGCAATGAAGCTCTCTTAATGGAACACATGCTGAAAACGACAACAGATAAAACAGCGCGCCTATATCTTATAAACTATTTCCTTGAACAGTTTAAAAGCACATTTTTCCGTCAGACAATGTTTGCGGAATTTGAGAAAATTGCGCATGAAATGGTTGAAAAAGGCGAACCTCTCACATGCGACGGCCTTTGCGGCATTTACCGCGACTTGAACAAACAGTATTTCGGAAACAATATAGTTATTGACAGCCGTATTGATTTGGAGTGGGCAAGGATTCCTCATTTTTATAATGCTTTTTACGTTTATCAGTATGCGACAGGCTACAGCGCCGCAATCGCCCTGTCAAGGAAAATATTAAACGAGGGCCAGCCTGCCGTTGAAAAATATCTTGATTTTCTTTCAAAGGGAAACAGCGAATATTCTATTGATCTCCTTAAAGGCGCCGGGGTAGACATGACGACATGCGAACCGTTTGAAAATGCAATGAAAGTGTTTGAAAACCTCCTCGTTCAAATGGAGAAAGAAATTTAA
- a CDS encoding GNAT family N-acetyltransferase yields MPALIDNAAEWFADKWGIPIREYSESMHESMTEASHIPQWYIVLHKNKIIAGAGVIENDFHSRKDLTPNLCALYVEEEFRKKGVARRILDFARKDMANFGFSDIYLITDHTNFYEKCGWKFLTTAYDDEGRKVRVYQAYAKP; encoded by the coding sequence ATGCCGGCGTTGATTGATAATGCGGCGGAATGGTTTGCAGACAAATGGGGCATACCTATACGGGAATATTCTGAAAGCATGCATGAAAGTATGACGGAAGCAAGCCATATACCGCAATGGTATATTGTTCTGCACAAAAATAAAATAATTGCCGGAGCCGGTGTTATAGAAAACGATTTTCACAGCCGCAAGGATTTAACGCCGAATTTATGCGCTCTTTATGTTGAAGAAGAGTTCCGTAAAAAAGGCGTCGCCAGACGTATATTGGATTTTGCAAGGAAAGATATGGCTAATTTCGGTTTTTCAGATATATACTTAATTACAGACCACACGAACTTTTATGAAAAATGCGGATGGAAGTTTCTAACAACGGCTTATGACGATGAAGGCCGCAAGGTTAGGGTGTATCAGGCATATGCAAAGCCATAA
- the glgA gene encoding glycogen synthase GlgA has translation MSENCPLKVLLVSSEVAPFAKSGGLGDVAGSLPKALKKENIDIRVVLPKYKTIKTEHFIGVKFLGDFNVSLSWRNQKAGILEKAGEVPTYFIENDYYFGRDGYYGYDDDNERFAFFCKAVLDMMNYIGFYPDIIHCNDWQTGPIPMLLNENYKKFVFYKDIKTLFTIHNLQYQGRFARESIEMFDVPDSCFYNMEFYGQISFMKAGLMYADMISTVSRTYAEEIKTFQYGYGMDGILRYRSDRLCGILNGIDFEKNDPETDRRIEYNYGLDTLEIKKKNKRALQKQLGLEERDVPVISVISRLADQKGFDLVAWISEQMLNYDIQFIILGTGERRLEDFFRTLEWRYPKRVSANILFDDTLAQRIYASSDMFMMPSLFEPCGLGQMFSLRYGTVPIVRKTGGLSDTVSHYNAEKGEGNGFVFEHYTADGLMWAVKEALSVYDKGWDEWKLVVKNAMLSDNSWTNSAKEYKSLYNKIKTM, from the coding sequence ATGAGCGAAAACTGTCCCCTTAAAGTGCTTTTAGTTTCAAGCGAGGTAGCGCCTTTTGCGAAATCTGGAGGTCTTGGCGACGTTGCCGGTTCGCTGCCCAAGGCCCTTAAAAAAGAAAATATTGACATAAGAGTAGTTTTGCCAAAATATAAAACAATTAAAACAGAACATTTTATCGGAGTAAAGTTTTTGGGCGATTTCAACGTTTCTCTTTCATGGCGCAATCAAAAAGCCGGGATACTTGAAAAAGCCGGAGAAGTTCCAACATATTTTATTGAAAACGATTATTATTTCGGACGCGACGGATACTATGGATACGACGACGACAACGAGCGGTTTGCTTTCTTCTGCAAGGCCGTGCTTGATATGATGAATTATATCGGTTTCTATCCCGACATAATCCACTGCAATGACTGGCAGACAGGCCCGATTCCCATGCTTTTGAATGAAAATTATAAGAAATTTGTGTTTTATAAAGATATAAAAACGCTTTTTACAATCCACAACCTTCAATATCAGGGGAGATTTGCAAGGGAAAGCATTGAGATGTTCGACGTTCCGGATTCGTGCTTTTACAATATGGAATTTTACGGGCAGATTAGTTTCATGAAAGCGGGCCTTATGTATGCCGATATGATAAGTACCGTAAGCAGGACATATGCCGAGGAAATTAAAACATTCCAGTACGGATATGGAATGGACGGAATTTTAAGATACAGAAGCGACAGGCTGTGCGGAATTTTAAACGGCATCGACTTTGAAAAAAACGATCCCGAAACCGATAGAAGGATCGAATATAATTACGGTTTGGATACCCTTGAAATAAAAAAGAAAAATAAGCGGGCGCTTCAAAAACAGCTTGGCCTTGAAGAAAGAGACGTGCCTGTTATAAGCGTAATATCGCGTTTGGCAGATCAAAAAGGGTTTGATCTTGTGGCTTGGATTTCAGAGCAGATGCTTAATTATGATATACAGTTTATTATATTGGGAACTGGGGAAAGAAGGCTTGAAGACTTTTTCAGGACTCTTGAATGGCGGTATCCGAAAAGGGTAAGCGCAAATATTCTTTTTGACGATACCCTTGCACAGAGGATATACGCGTCAAGCGATATGTTTATGATGCCATCCCTTTTTGAACCGTGCGGGCTTGGACAAATGTTCAGCCTGCGTTACGGTACTGTGCCGATAGTGAGGAAAACAGGCGGGCTTTCGGACACCGTAAGCCATTATAATGCCGAAAAAGGAGAGGGAAACGGGTTTGTATTTGAACACTATACCGCCGACGGGCTTATGTGGGCTGTAAAAGAGGCACTGTCAGTTTATGATAAAGGTTGGGACGAATGGAAACTCGTTGTCAAAAATGCAATGCTTTCGGATAATTCATGGACGAATTCGGCAAAGGAATATAAATCTTTGTACAATAAAATAAAAACTATGTAA
- a CDS encoding ACT domain-containing protein has translation MKLKVLPQEFSICRVEDIGDIDYNGRFIFINKTDKEISVVCESGKLPQAVVECKIGWKAIVTDEKHTNGTKMASAEISGILSGRDIGVFIVSTYSEDYIFVKTADTPKAIITLSAMGYEFM, from the coding sequence ATGAAGCTCAAAGTTTTGCCGCAGGAATTTTCAATATGCCGTGTTGAAGATATCGGAGATATAGACTATAACGGCAGGTTTATTTTTATAAACAAGACGGATAAAGAAATATCGGTTGTTTGCGAAAGCGGCAAATTGCCGCAAGCGGTTGTTGAATGTAAAATCGGCTGGAAAGCTATTGTGACGGATGAAAAGCATACCAATGGAACGAAGATGGCGTCTGCTGAAATTTCCGGTATTTTAAGCGGAAGAGATATTGGCGTTTTTATTGTATCGACTTACAGCGAGGATTATATATTTGTTAAAACGGCTGATACTCCAAAAGCTATTATAACCCTTTCTGCAATGGGATACGAATTTATGTGA
- a CDS encoding regulatory YrvL family protein: protein MVLILIVLFLMSVSGGAVMKIFGFEYDSVWSIFKFFLATAVMGIPVDLLTNSIPKALADLNIISGFGHAVIFVILDTAGNSIVMTVADKFMKDVSATSISIIAVSFLLSVFSLVIDGKGKE, encoded by the coding sequence ATGGTTCTTATATTAATAGTATTATTTTTAATGTCTGTTTCCGGCGGAGCCGTTATGAAAATTTTCGGTTTCGAATATGATTCGGTTTGGAGTATATTTAAGTTTTTTCTTGCAACGGCCGTTATGGGCATACCTGTAGATTTGCTTACTAATTCAATACCGAAAGCGTTGGCAGACTTGAATATTATAAGCGGGTTTGGGCATGCGGTGATTTTTGTTATTTTAGACACGGCCGGAAACAGTATTGTTATGACGGTGGCCGATAAATTTATGAAAGATGTTTCTGCAACTTCTATTTCGATTATAGCCGTTTCGTTTTTATTGAGCGTTTTTTCCCTTGTCATAGATGGAAAGGGAAAGGAATGA